One segment of Streptomyces bathyalis DNA contains the following:
- a CDS encoding FxLD family lanthipeptide, which produces MSPSISTTSDETQVNPPKVQAGVPDGFQLDVALVEVADTAGLVSITNDGCGSTCGACTTNVA; this is translated from the coding sequence GTGAGTCCCAGCATCAGCACCACATCCGACGAAACCCAGGTCAACCCGCCAAAGGTTCAGGCGGGCGTGCCCGACGGCTTCCAACTGGACGTCGCACTGGTGGAGGTCGCCGACACGGCCGGCCTGGTCAGCATCACCAACGACGGCTGCGGAAGCACCTGCGGCGCCTGCACCACGAACGTCGCCTAA
- a CDS encoding lantibiotic dehydratase: MAEGLRHASPVLAASVESLCSAAVPEARQLHKTVLSVARYLLRAQHRPSPFGLFAGVTAATFAPRARAEWGGRHAVTARAGAEWLSAVIARLEKCPDLLERLPVVVNTAVTTRGDRLIVPYEPDADDGQARAVEVSLASTAPVRSVLAAARAPLPTGALADKLCAEFPTAGRETVQNLIGQLLARRVLITSLHAPSTETDALTYLLARLDDVDADGLAPVAETMRELRAIRAGLDVYGVRDGRDRVATRMRALTPELRRHPLALDVRLDVQLALPEAVAREVERAAWVLTRVCARPYGTEAWRTYHQRFYERYGIGTMVPLRDVLADSGTGFPDGYPGAPSGAGRARLSARDDALLRIAQAAALEGGTEVALTDELLAELDIGPEQPRIPPHLEVGVRVDASSLDDLQRGRFRLEVGSVSRGAGVSTGRFLSVLAPDDRKALIAELADVPAADEDTVPAQLSFPPLLPASTHVTRAPRIHPTVISVQEHRTPDGADVLTPDNLAVACDGRRMYLADPGRGRRIEAVGLHALNLRTHTPPLVRFLTELSRAQCAQVTTFDWGAASALPFLPRLRYGRTVLAPARWLLDAAELPPHNWDAALTDWRERRHAPRRVLLVEDDRRLFLDLDDAGHRTLLRAHLDRAGTAHLQEAPEQDAYGWCDGRAHEVVVPLKATRPATWPRLPAPTLARTFSPEQQQTPAAAPVLLAALYGDARRQDELLARYLRELLGRLGDPPWWFIRFRDPDPHVRLRIGLPSPDAFAATARTVSAWADELRAAGLLSDLRYPTSYREMGRWGSGPAWEAAEDVFRADSRAILAQLRQPQRPPQRALVAAHTVAIAAGFLGGVEAGMRWLIDHIPATAPNQVPRPQFTEAVRLADPTDDWAALRSKPGGTAIAAAWVDRVAALATYRPHLLGPHTDGIALDDVLTSLLHTHFVRHVAVNFPEEEICLYLARAAALAWTARAEKQMGTQP, encoded by the coding sequence GTGGCCGAGGGACTGCGTCACGCAAGTCCCGTACTTGCCGCTTCCGTTGAGTCGCTGTGCTCCGCCGCAGTACCCGAAGCGCGGCAGCTCCACAAAACGGTGCTGTCCGTGGCCCGCTACCTGCTGCGGGCGCAGCATCGACCCAGCCCCTTCGGGCTGTTCGCCGGAGTGACGGCCGCGACGTTCGCGCCTCGGGCCCGCGCCGAGTGGGGCGGCAGGCACGCCGTGACCGCACGCGCCGGCGCCGAGTGGCTGAGCGCCGTCATCGCCCGGCTGGAGAAGTGCCCCGATCTCCTCGAACGGCTCCCCGTCGTGGTGAACACCGCCGTCACCACCCGCGGGGACCGGCTCATCGTGCCGTACGAGCCAGATGCCGACGACGGCCAAGCACGCGCCGTTGAGGTGTCGTTGGCGTCAACGGCCCCCGTGCGGTCAGTCCTCGCCGCAGCCCGGGCGCCCCTCCCGACCGGTGCGCTCGCCGACAAGCTCTGTGCGGAATTCCCCACCGCGGGCCGCGAGACGGTGCAGAACCTCATCGGACAACTGCTCGCCCGCCGCGTCCTCATCACGAGCCTGCACGCGCCGAGCACCGAAACTGACGCCCTCACCTACCTGCTCGCGCGACTCGACGACGTCGACGCCGACGGCCTGGCCCCGGTCGCGGAGACGATGCGGGAGCTGCGCGCCATCCGGGCCGGCCTGGACGTGTACGGCGTACGGGACGGGCGGGATCGCGTCGCCACGCGGATGCGCGCACTGACACCGGAACTGCGCCGTCACCCGCTGGCCCTGGACGTGCGCCTGGACGTGCAGCTCGCCTTGCCGGAAGCGGTCGCCCGCGAAGTCGAGCGTGCCGCCTGGGTGCTGACGCGGGTGTGCGCCCGCCCGTACGGCACCGAGGCATGGCGGACCTACCATCAGCGGTTCTACGAGCGGTACGGCATCGGCACGATGGTGCCGCTTCGCGACGTCCTCGCCGACAGCGGCACCGGCTTCCCCGACGGCTATCCCGGCGCACCGTCCGGCGCAGGCCGGGCACGCCTCTCCGCCCGTGACGACGCGCTGCTGCGGATCGCACAGGCAGCGGCGCTCGAGGGCGGCACCGAAGTGGCCCTGACCGACGAGCTGTTGGCCGAGCTGGACATCGGCCCCGAGCAGCCACGCATCCCGCCGCACCTCGAAGTCGGCGTACGCGTAGACGCCTCCAGCCTCGACGACCTCCAGCGCGGCCGGTTCCGGCTGGAAGTCGGCAGCGTCTCCCGTGGCGCAGGCGTCTCCACGGGCCGATTCCTCAGCGTGCTGGCCCCCGACGACCGGAAGGCCCTGATCGCAGAGCTGGCCGACGTACCCGCCGCCGACGAGGACACCGTTCCCGCTCAGCTCTCCTTCCCGCCGCTGCTGCCCGCGAGTACCCACGTCACCCGCGCCCCGCGCATCCACCCCACGGTGATCAGCGTTCAGGAGCACCGCACCCCCGACGGCGCCGACGTACTCACCCCCGACAATCTGGCGGTGGCCTGCGACGGCCGGCGCATGTACCTGGCCGACCCCGGGCGCGGGCGGCGCATCGAGGCCGTGGGCCTGCATGCGCTGAACCTGCGCACGCACACCCCGCCGCTAGTGCGGTTCCTCACCGAGCTGTCCCGCGCCCAGTGCGCCCAAGTCACCACGTTCGACTGGGGCGCGGCGTCCGCGCTGCCGTTCCTGCCACGGCTGCGGTACGGCCGGACGGTGCTCGCACCTGCGCGGTGGCTCCTGGACGCGGCGGAGCTACCCCCGCACAACTGGGACGCCGCGCTCACCGACTGGCGGGAACGACGGCACGCACCGCGGCGGGTCCTCCTCGTCGAAGACGATCGCCGCCTCTTCCTCGACCTCGACGACGCGGGCCACCGGACACTGCTGCGCGCCCATCTCGACCGTGCGGGCACGGCTCATCTCCAGGAGGCGCCCGAGCAGGACGCGTACGGGTGGTGCGACGGCCGCGCCCACGAGGTCGTCGTGCCGCTGAAAGCGACCCGGCCCGCGACATGGCCACGGCTCCCCGCCCCCACGCTGGCCCGGACGTTCTCTCCGGAGCAGCAGCAGACGCCCGCCGCCGCGCCTGTGCTACTGGCCGCCCTGTACGGCGACGCACGCCGTCAAGATGAGCTGCTGGCACGGTATCTGCGGGAGCTGCTGGGCCGGTTGGGCGATCCGCCCTGGTGGTTCATCCGCTTCCGCGACCCCGACCCGCACGTTCGCCTCCGCATCGGCCTCCCGTCCCCCGACGCGTTCGCGGCAACCGCCCGCACCGTCAGCGCGTGGGCCGACGAGCTGCGTGCCGCCGGGCTGCTGTCGGACCTGCGCTACCCCACCTCGTACCGGGAGATGGGCCGGTGGGGCTCCGGCCCGGCGTGGGAAGCGGCCGAGGACGTGTTCCGCGCCGACTCGCGCGCCATCCTCGCCCAGCTCCGCCAGCCGCAGCGCCCACCTCAGCGTGCGCTGGTCGCCGCGCACACGGTCGCCATCGCCGCCGGATTCCTCGGCGGCGTGGAGGCTGGGATGCGCTGGCTGATCGACCACATTCCGGCGACCGCACCCAACCAGGTGCCCCGGCCGCAGTTCACCGAAGCCGTACGGCTCGCCGACCCCACCGACGACTGGGCGGCGCTGCGCAGCAAGCCGGGCGGAACAGCCATTGCCGCAGCGTGGGTCGACCGCGTTGCTGCGCTCGCCACATACCGGCCGCATCTGCTGGGACCGCACACCGACGGCATCGCCCTCGACGACGTCCTCACCTCCCTGCTGCACACCCACTTCGTGCGGCACGTGGCGGTGAACTTCCCCGAAGAGGAGATCTGCCTCTACCTCGCGCGGGCTGCGGCCCTGGCCTGGACGGCCCGTGCCGAGAAGCAGATGGGAACACAGCCATGA